The genomic region TGTCGAAGGCACCGACCCAGGTCAGCGCGTGCCGCTCCAGGCGAGCCGCCCACGGCTGGACGTCGCCGGCGGCAGACCCGAAGGCGAGAGCGTGCAGAGTCGACAGCACCTGGTCGTCGACGGGGAATCGGACTTTGAGCTCCATGGACCGTGAGCCTGCCGGACCGGCACCGGCTTGTCGATCTGGGGGTGTCTCCTGATTCCGCGCCGAGTGCCGCGCAGTAGGCGGGAATTGGGAGACACGCCCTAGTTTGCCTCGGTGCTGAGCAGGACGACTGTGCTGTCGCAAGTCAGCTCCAGCGCGTCGCGCGCGGCGCGGAGGCCCGCCAGGGTGGCCGCGCCGCTCGGTCCCGAGGAGATGCTTGCGGCAGCGAGGTCCTCGACAGCCCGTATCGCCTCGTCCTCTTCCACCGTCACCGACACGTCCATCCCGTCCCGCAGGACCGGCCAGGCCAGGCTGGACGGCGTACCGCAGTTCAGGCCGGCCATAACCGTGGTGCTGGTCTCCACTGTCACCGGCTGACCGGCGAGCAGGCTGCTGGTGATGCAGGCCGCTCGCGCCGGCTCTACGCCCAGCACGGCCGGCGCACTGTCCGTACTGCGGTAGTGAGTGACCGTGGCCTGGGCAACGGAACCGACGCCCATCGGTACGACGACCAGGTCGGGCCGCACGTCGATCTCGCGGAACAGGGTCGAGTAGCCGTCCACGATGTACTGCGGGATCACCTCGTAGCCCGGCCACGCGGAGTCCTGGATCAGCAACTGCCGCCCGG from Kribbella flavida DSM 17836 harbors:
- a CDS encoding pyridoxal-phosphate dependent enzyme; this encodes MPRLLHRSPAARSWRTTPAPTEVLAFHQGLSDYAPTPLHAVPALAGELGVGRVLVKDESHRLGLPAFKALGAWWAIHRALQDHPGTEELVTATDGNHGRAVARRARMLGLRSHVFVPDVVSSTAIDAIRSEGAKVTVLPTSYDAAVVAAASAVTGRQLLIQDSAWPGYEVIPQYIVDGYSTLFREIDVRPDLVVVPMGVGSVAQATVTHYRSTDSAPAVLGVEPARAACITSSLLAGQPVTVETSTTVMAGLNCGTPSSLAWPVLRDGMDVSVTVEEDEAIRAVEDLAAASISSGPSGAATLAGLRAARDALELTCDSTVVLLSTEAN